The following proteins are co-located in the Eleginops maclovinus isolate JMC-PN-2008 ecotype Puerto Natales chromosome 1, JC_Emac_rtc_rv5, whole genome shotgun sequence genome:
- the LOC134866692 gene encoding vasopressin V2 receptor-like — protein MESISVETDWDGLALSSLLAAGRNNFSSSSLLVSELNSLNSSHSGGSYFGIFPDNGSTTTPHTLPQPQQRDLGLARAEIAVLGVVLALTTLGNSFVLWVLLRRRKYNAPMHVFMFNLCVADLVVAFFQVLPQLIWDITEKFQGPDFLCRSIKYLQIVGMFASSYMIVAMTVDRHQAICCPLQAYRGGTMSRWNTPVMVAWGLALVLSIPQVFIFSRSEVAAGEFECWGHFAESWGLKAYITWMTISVFLLPAFIITICQIRIFREIHNNIYLKSERIVMAELKKKEIFFRFHSFKKEDERGRDRGRRSSGGGCRDGRGGQLLEGVNNNPHNNTHGSQAGECYDYVPSTVQYSSSGEHVTTTSPTRQQTLTGSDCQESYTPYELTSGSPRCSLDYAPPPLPATPPPSITKAMSKTVRMTLVIVLVYTICWSPFFIVQLWAAWDPNPPAHGVAFTILMLLGNLNSCTNPWIYTAFSSSMSRELQNLLQCRTRTDRRGSLPDDSTTTHTSTTKDSLN, from the exons ATGGAAAGTATCAGTGTGGAAACGGACTGGGATGGGTtggccctctcctctctgctcgcAGCAGGAAGGAACAACTTCTCTTCCTCGTCTCTGCTTGTGTCTGAACTGAACTCCCTCAACAGTTCTCACAGCGGGGGGTCCTACTTCGGGATTTTTCCTGACAATGGCTCCACCACAACGCCGCACACACTGCCTCAGCCCCAGCAGAGGGATTTAGGCCTGGCCCGGGCAGAGATAGCAGTGCTCGGTGTTGTGTTGGCCCTTACCACTCTGGGGAACAGCTTTGTGCTGTGGGTGcttctgaggaggaggaaatataATGCACCCATGCACGTGTTCATGTTCAACCTGTGTGTGGCTGACCTGGTGGTGGCCTTCTTTCAG GTTCTTCCCCAGCTCATTTGGGACATCACAGAGAAGTTTCAGGGGCCTGACTTTCTTTGCCGGTCCATCAAGTACTTGCAGATTGTGGGCATGTTTGCTTCCTCTTACATGATAGTTGCCATGACGGTAGACCGGCACCAGGCCATCTGCTGCCCTTTGCAGGCCTACAGAGGGGGCACAATGTCTCGCTGGAACACCCCTGTCATGGTGGCCTGGGGCTTGGCACTGGTCCTCAGCATACCACAG GTTTTCATCTTCTCTCGCTCAGAAGTGGCTGCAGGAGAGTTTGAGTGCTGGGGTCACTTTGCTGAGTCGTGGGGGCTGAAGGCCTACATCACCTGGATGACCATATCGGTCTTCCTCCTGCCTGCCTTCATTATTACCATCTGTCAG ATAAGAATCTTCAGAGAAATCCACAATAACATCTATCTAAAGTCAGAGAGAATAGTGATGGCTGAgttaaagaagaaagaaatcttCTTCCGCTTCCACAGCTTTAAAAAGGAGGATGAGCGGGGCAGGGATAGGGGGAGACGGTCGTCCGGAGGAGGGTGCAGGGATGGCAGAGGAGGTCAACTCCTAGAGGGTGTCAATAACAACCCTCACAATAACACCCATGGCAGCCAAGCAGGAGAGTGTTATGACTATGTACCATCGACTGTCCAGTACAGTAGCAGTGGTGAACATGTGACAACAACATCGCCTACACGGCAGCAAACATTGACCGGCTCAGATTGCCAGGAATCGTACACGCCCTACGAGCTGACCTCAGGATCACCTCGCTGCTCCCTCGACTACGCACCCCCACCCCTTCCAGCCACTCCACCGCCAAGCATCACCAAAGCCATGTCTAAGACTGTGAGAATGACCCTGGTCATCGTACTGGTCTATACTATCTGCTGGTCACCTTTCTTCATCGTCCAGCTTTGGGCGGCCTGGGACCCCAACCCTCCAGCACATG GAGTGGCCTTCACTATCCTGATGCTGCTGGGGAATCTGAACTCCTGCACCAACCCATGGATTTACACAGCTTTCTCCAGCAGCATGTCTAGAGAGCTGCAAAACCTGCTGCAGTGCCGGACACGAACCGACCGCCGGGGCTCCCTGCCCGACGActccaccaccacacacacctccaccacCAAGGACAGCCTGAACTGA